In one window of Chiloscyllium punctatum isolate Juve2018m chromosome 11, sChiPun1.3, whole genome shotgun sequence DNA:
- the LOC140483277 gene encoding homeobox protein Nkx-2.4-like encodes MSLSPKHTTPFSVTDILSPIEETYKKFGGMDGAGNLGPPLGGYRQAQVSQSSMQQHTMAHNATVATTYHMPHGVSQFSHGAMGGYCNGSIGNMGELPSYQDTMRNSATGSGWYGGTNPDPRYSTISRFMGTSSGMNMSGMGTLAGMTDSAKPMAPLHAAPRRKRRVLFSQAQVYELERRFKQQKYLSAPEREHLASMIHLTPTQVKIWFQNHRYKMKRQAKDKATQQMQQENSLCQQQQSPRRVAVPVLVKDGKPCQNGSSTPTPSQQAQQQQGANGILPVASSTISQQQNQQVNSLAQTQDLAQVSPNPSSLHNSVTNMSQMDTATADYTGNMVNPGLLYGRTW; translated from the exons ATGTCGTTGAGCCCAAAACACACAACGCCTTTTTCAGTGACAGACATCCTGAGCCCGATTGAGGAGACCTACAAGAAGTTTGGTGGCATGGACGGCGCAGGCAATCTCGGTCCTCCTCTGGGGGGTTACCGCCAAGCTCAGGTCTCCCAGTCCAGCATGCAGCAACACACCATGGCACACAACGCCACGGTAGCGACCACCTACCATATGCCCCACGGCGTCTCCCAGTTTTCACACGGGGCCATGGGAGGCTACTGCAACGGGAGCATTGGCAACATGGGGGAACTGCCTTCATACCAGGACACCATGAGGAACAGCGCTACAGGGAGCGGCTGGTACGGCGGAACGAACCCGGATCCCAGATATTCAACAA TCTCCCGATTCATGGGGACATCTTCAGGGATGAACATGTCCGGAATGGGGACTTTAGCGGGAATGACAGATTCGGCCAAGCCCATGGCACCTTTACACGCAGCGCCAAGGAGGAAGAGAAGAGTATTGTTCTCTCAGGCCCAGGTCTACGAGCTGGAGCGACGCTTCAAGCAGCAGAAGTACCTGTCCGCTCCCGAGAGAGAACACTTAGCAAGTATGATTCACCTCACCCCGACACAAGTCAAGATCTGGTTCCAAAACCATCGCTACAAGATGAAACGTCAGGCCAAAGACAAGGCTACTCAACAAATGCAGCAAGAGAACAGTTTGTGTCAGCAACAGCAGTCTCCCAGGAGGGTGGCCGTGCCAGTGCTTGTGAAAGACGGTAAGCCTTGTCAAAACGGCTCCAGCACCCCAACCCCCAGCCAACAAGCACAGCAGCAACAGGGCGCTAATGGGATCCTCCCAGTCGCCAGCAGCACCATCTCCCAGCAACAGAATCAACAAGTGAATTCACTCGCTCAGACCCAAGATCTCGCCCAAGTGTCGCCAAATCCATCGTCTCTCCACAATTCGGTAACCAACATGTCTCAAATGGACACGGCTACTGCAGACTACACGGGTAATATGGTGAATCCTGGCCTGCTGTACGGCCGGACCTGGTAG